The stretch of DNA CTCCTCAATTTCCCCACTGGCCTGCATTTCCGCTAAAGCAGTATTAAAATCGTCTACCAGCTCAGAATCTTTGGGAAATGCGATCGCAGATCCAGAAGGCCCCTCTGCAGGAATCACAGCTACCTGCAGATCTGGATTGGCCTGCAAGAATCCCTCAGCCACAGCATCTTCAATGATGGCTGCATCAATACGACCGGCCTTGATCTCCTGAACGATTTCGTTGATTCGGTTGAGCTGCACAATTTCCATTGCAATACCCCCCTCTTCCTGCAGGTCCTTGGCCAATCTCTCTTGAATTGACCCTAGCTGCACTCCAATCTGCTTGCCTGCCAGATCTTCAGGTGTGCTAATGCCGCTATTTTGTTGAGATACTATGGTTTGCTGAGCTTCGTAATAGATTTCAGAAAAATCAACGTTCTGCTTACGATCTTCGGTCGGCGTCATGCCCGCCATCACAAAGTCAGCGCGGCCTGC from Pseudanabaena sp. FACHB-2040 encodes:
- a CDS encoding transporter substrate-binding domain-containing protein, with the translated sequence MKRRRFIATCVVSAAFTGGMLTACNQGGTGTADSDGAQTLVMATSADYPPYEFVETSGGTEEIVGFDVDIARGIAERLGYEVEINNIDFNGLIPALQAGRADFVMAGMTPTEDRKQNVDFSEIYYEAQQTIVSQQNSGISTPEDLAGKQIGVQLGSIQERLAKDLQEEGGIAMEIVQLNRINEIVQEIKAGRIDAAIIEDAVAEGFLQANPDLQVAVIPAEGPSGSAIAFPKDSELVDDFNTALAEMQASGEIEELVNKWFRDRGN